Proteins encoded within one genomic window of Micromonospora halotolerans:
- a CDS encoding SRPBCC family protein: protein MYSTRVSQLVKAPRSAVFRALLDPAAVARWRVPTGMNGHVHEFDAREGGSLRVSLTYEAPDNTGKSTAHTDTYHGHFAKIVPDRQVVEVVEFETDDPALGGAMTMTTTLTDVDGGTEVAVVHDGIPDAVPAEDNEMGTRIALTNLARLVELG, encoded by the coding sequence ATGTACTCGACCCGGGTATCCCAACTCGTCAAGGCGCCGCGTTCAGCCGTCTTTCGGGCACTGCTGGACCCGGCCGCGGTCGCCAGGTGGCGAGTGCCGACCGGGATGAACGGCCACGTGCACGAGTTCGACGCGCGCGAGGGCGGATCGTTGCGCGTCTCGCTCACCTACGAGGCGCCGGACAACACCGGCAAGTCGACGGCACACACCGACACCTACCACGGCCACTTCGCCAAGATCGTGCCCGACCGGCAGGTGGTCGAGGTCGTCGAGTTCGAGACCGACGATCCGGCGCTCGGCGGTGCGATGACCATGACCACGACGCTCACCGACGTGGACGGCGGCACCGAAGTCGCCGTCGTCCATGACGGCATCCCGGATGCGGTCCCGGCCGAGGACAACGAGATGGGTACGCGCATCGCCCTGACGAACCTCGCCAGACTCGTCGAACTGGGCTAG
- a CDS encoding YcxB family protein, whose amino-acid sequence MHIRFDVPADPTYPGRVAAALSSVRLRRYGYIGGVLAAVGAIGFALSRSFAGGDRISPLCVALVVGGLLSMAYSPWVRWRARRRSSRYAVEGAYDITDDNIMMRSGSESGGIAWDGVAQVRDTPQFWIVYVGRMPATVIPRRLMSAEDAETLRAFMAERGLLQLR is encoded by the coding sequence GTGCACATCCGTTTCGACGTCCCAGCCGATCCGACCTACCCAGGCCGCGTGGCCGCTGCGCTCAGCAGTGTTCGACTGCGCAGGTACGGCTATATCGGCGGGGTGCTGGCGGCGGTCGGGGCGATCGGCTTCGCCCTCTCGCGGAGCTTCGCGGGGGGCGACCGGATCTCGCCACTGTGCGTGGCGCTGGTCGTCGGTGGCCTGCTCTCGATGGCGTACTCGCCGTGGGTGCGCTGGCGCGCCCGGCGCCGCTCCAGTCGCTACGCCGTCGAGGGCGCCTACGACATCACCGACGACAACATCATGATGCGCAGCGGCTCGGAGTCCGGCGGCATCGCCTGGGACGGGGTCGCTCAGGTCAGGGACACGCCTCAGTTCTGGATCGTGTACGTCGGCCGGATGCCGGCCACCGTGATCCCACGCCGCCTGATGTCCGCCGAGGACGCTGAGACGTTGCGAGCCTTCATGGCCGAGCGTGGGCTGCTCCAGCTTCGGTGA
- a CDS encoding thiolase family protein, whose product MRDAVIVEAVRTPVGRAKRGGAYLDVHPVDLHAHALRSLVARVPGLDPVEIDDVVGGAVAQVGEQSTNTTRLAALAAGFPESVPGVTVDRQCGSSQQALSFAAQGLVAGAYDIVVASGVESMSRVPIGSAAMVDGVRTDFAGPAVAARYPGGLVPQGIAAELIARKWDLSRTRLDEYAATSHHRAAEAWRQGRFGGQVAPLPGVDLAMDETVRPGTTAARLAELPPAFAADHWTARFGELDWKVTAGNSSPLNDGAAALLLTTGETARRRGWRPRARIHTATVVGDDPIMMLTGIIPATAKVLARAGLAIDDIDAFEVNEAFSSVVLAWLAETGADPAKVNVDGGAIAIGHPLGASGARLATTLLHVLERTGGRYGLQTMCEAGGTANATIIERLDG is encoded by the coding sequence ATGCGCGACGCGGTGATCGTCGAGGCGGTACGGACCCCGGTGGGTCGGGCGAAGCGGGGCGGGGCGTACCTCGACGTCCACCCGGTGGACCTGCACGCGCACGCGCTGCGCAGCCTGGTCGCCCGGGTGCCGGGGCTGGACCCGGTCGAGATCGACGACGTGGTCGGCGGCGCCGTCGCCCAGGTCGGCGAGCAGAGCACCAACACCACCCGGCTCGCCGCGCTCGCCGCCGGCTTCCCCGAGTCGGTGCCCGGCGTGACCGTGGACCGGCAGTGCGGGAGCAGCCAGCAGGCCCTCAGCTTCGCCGCCCAGGGCCTGGTCGCCGGGGCGTACGACATCGTGGTCGCCTCCGGCGTCGAGTCGATGAGCCGGGTGCCGATCGGCAGCGCCGCCATGGTCGACGGCGTCCGCACCGACTTCGCCGGGCCCGCCGTCGCCGCGCGCTACCCGGGCGGGCTCGTCCCGCAGGGCATCGCCGCCGAGCTGATCGCCCGCAAGTGGGACCTGTCCCGCACCCGTCTCGACGAGTACGCCGCCACCAGCCACCACCGGGCCGCCGAGGCGTGGCGGCAGGGGCGGTTCGGCGGCCAGGTCGCCCCGCTGCCCGGCGTCGACCTCGCCATGGACGAGACCGTCCGGCCCGGGACCACGGCGGCCCGCCTCGCCGAGCTGCCGCCGGCGTTCGCCGCCGACCACTGGACCGCCCGCTTCGGCGAGCTGGACTGGAAGGTCACGGCCGGCAACTCCAGCCCGCTCAACGACGGCGCGGCGGCCCTGCTGCTCACCACCGGCGAGACCGCCCGCCGCCGGGGCTGGCGGCCCCGGGCCCGGATCCACACCGCCACCGTGGTCGGCGACGACCCGATCATGATGCTCACCGGCATCATCCCGGCCACCGCCAAGGTGCTCGCCCGGGCCGGCCTCGCCATCGACGACATCGACGCATTCGAGGTCAACGAGGCGTTCTCGTCGGTCGTGCTGGCCTGGCTGGCCGAGACCGGCGCGGACCCGGCGAAGGTGAACGTCGACGGCGGCGCCATCGCCATCGGCCACCCGCTCGGTGCCAGCGGCGCCCGCCTCGCCACCACCCTGCTGCACGTCCTCGAACGCACCGGCGGCCGCTACGGCCTGCAGACCATGTGCGAGGCCGGCGGCACCGCCAACGCCACCATCATCGAACGCCTCGACGGCTGA
- a CDS encoding CaiB/BaiF CoA transferase family protein has protein sequence MGEDSSGPLHGVLVADFSRILAGPYATMLLADLGADVVKVEAPGGDDTRTWQPPVRDGVSTYYLGVNRNKRSLVLDLADPDDAVLARRLAARADVLIQNFRPGALRRFGLDHDTVTAANPRLVYASISGFGAAGGADLPGYDLMVQAASGLMSLTGAADGPPYKAGVAVFDVIAGLHAAVGILAALHHRAATGVGQHVEVDLLTSALSGLANHASAHVAAGVVPHRMGNAHPSIVPYEPLPTADGELVVIGGNDGQFRTLCEVLGLPGLPDDPRFRRNRDRTAHRDALRPLLVAALARRTSAEWFRELRAAGVPCSPINTVADGVALAEGLGLDPVVTVGGVPGVRHPIRLSATPARHDLPPPGLDEHGVELRAWLAG, from the coding sequence ATGGGGGAGGACTCGTCGGGGCCGCTGCACGGAGTCCTCGTGGCGGACTTCTCCCGGATCCTGGCCGGGCCGTACGCGACCATGCTCCTCGCCGACCTGGGCGCCGACGTGGTCAAGGTGGAGGCGCCGGGCGGCGACGACACCCGGACCTGGCAGCCCCCGGTCCGCGACGGGGTCTCGACCTACTACCTCGGCGTCAACCGCAACAAGCGCTCCCTCGTGCTCGACCTCGCCGATCCCGACGACGCGGTGCTGGCCCGCCGCCTCGCCGCCCGTGCCGACGTCCTGATCCAGAATTTCCGGCCCGGCGCGCTGCGCCGCTTCGGCCTCGACCACGACACGGTCACCGCCGCCAACCCACGGCTGGTGTACGCCTCGATCAGCGGGTTCGGCGCGGCCGGCGGCGCGGACCTGCCCGGGTACGACCTCATGGTGCAGGCGGCGTCCGGGCTCATGAGCCTGACCGGGGCGGCGGACGGCCCGCCGTACAAGGCGGGGGTGGCGGTCTTCGACGTGATCGCCGGGCTGCACGCGGCGGTCGGGATCCTGGCCGCGCTGCACCACCGGGCGGCCACCGGCGTCGGGCAGCACGTCGAGGTGGACCTGCTCACCTCGGCCCTGTCCGGGCTGGCCAACCACGCCAGCGCGCACGTCGCGGCGGGCGTGGTGCCGCACCGGATGGGCAATGCCCACCCGAGCATCGTGCCGTACGAGCCACTGCCCACCGCCGACGGCGAACTCGTGGTGATCGGCGGCAACGACGGCCAGTTCCGCACCCTGTGTGAGGTGCTCGGCCTGCCCGGGCTGCCCGACGATCCCCGGTTCCGGCGCAACCGGGACCGCACGGCGCACCGCGACGCGCTGCGGCCGTTGCTGGTGGCCGCGCTGGCCCGGCGGACCAGCGCCGAGTGGTTCCGCGAGCTGCGCGCGGCGGGGGTGCCGTGCAGCCCGATCAACACGGTCGCCGACGGGGTGGCCCTGGCCGAGGGGCTCGGGCTCGACCCGGTGGTCACGGTCGGCGGCGTGCCGGGGGTGCGCCACCCGATCCGCCTGTCGGCCACCCCGGCCCGCCACGACCTGCCGCCGCCGGGGTTGGACGAGCACGGCGTGGAGCTGCGGGCCTGGTTGGCCGGGTGA
- a CDS encoding TetR/AcrR family transcriptional regulator: MARTAAPGSRERILRTAGELFYRHGVRAVGMNQVIDAAGCGKNLLYTHFPSKDDLVAAYLRACRRERERAGAAAAEGLPDDPATRLRALVAEIAATATAADFRGCAFRLFLAEFPGDAGEPGRVARDYLRDTRAEIDALVARLDAADPRRLADRIWLVVEGLYGSAGRPDAAAAAQTATGLVDDLLAAAGR, encoded by the coding sequence ATGGCCCGCACCGCCGCCCCGGGCAGCCGGGAGCGGATCCTGCGCACCGCCGGCGAGCTGTTCTACCGCCACGGCGTCCGGGCCGTCGGGATGAACCAGGTCATCGACGCCGCCGGCTGCGGCAAGAACCTGCTCTACACGCACTTCCCGAGCAAGGACGACCTGGTGGCGGCGTACCTGCGGGCGTGCCGGCGCGAGCGCGAGCGGGCCGGCGCCGCGGCGGCCGAGGGGCTGCCCGACGACCCGGCGACCCGGCTGCGGGCGCTGGTCGCGGAGATCGCCGCCACCGCCACCGCCGCCGACTTCCGCGGCTGCGCCTTCCGCCTCTTCCTCGCGGAGTTCCCCGGCGACGCGGGCGAGCCCGGCCGGGTGGCCCGGGACTACCTGCGCGACACCCGCGCCGAGATCGACGCCCTGGTGGCCCGGCTGGACGCGGCCGACCCGCGCCGGCTGGCCGACCGGATCTGGCTGGTCGTGGAGGGCCTCTACGGCAGCGCCGGCCGCCCGGACGCCGCCGCGGCGGCGCAGACCGCGACCGGCCTCGTCGACGACCTGCTGGCCGCCGCGGGACGCTGA